The Myripristis murdjan chromosome 11, fMyrMur1.1, whole genome shotgun sequence genomic sequence aaaagctgcaaaaacagTGAGCCCACCTACCAACAGTGCAGTTTAGTCGACTATAAATGCATGAAACAAGTTGCAaagatcaataatcaataataaaaaagcataagaaatgaagaaaccaaaataataatatattaaacGGCAAATTATCTTTACCTCAGTGCTGCCTCGCCATTATAAATCTAACAGCTTCTgactgtcttcttcttcttcttcttcttcttcttcggtCACCCAGTGGAGAAGTAGCAACCCTTTTCTCTTGCACTGTACAGAAGCTTTGCTATTTGGCTACGCTGCAAATCTGGTTGCAAATCATCATTTGCAAGTTGACCTGTAAAATCAAATCTAAATATATAACCACTCAGGCTATATAAAGAGAGACACCCGAAAACGGTTTGTTGTGGTGTAGGTGTGTTTGGTAATGTTTTAGTCAGGGGTTTTCAGAGCCTGAGACCGCGGGCCTCCCCTCGGACAAAGCTTTATAGCTTCACAGCGATTTGATCCCATGGACATCCAACAATCAAGAGAGGATATCCCAACATTACTGTTTGACATAACTTCAAACtgcacaaatacatgaaaactaCAGAGTCTAGGTTTGTAAAATTACCCAGAACTATGTGTGAACTATCCTACTATTATAATCAGAGAGAGCTCTGctctgtttgcctgtttgtccaAAGGCATTACCAGGGCACGCCTTTTGTCCGACCTGCCTCACACTAGGCTGCTGATCAGGCTGCACGGTTTTAGTTGTTAGTTTCCACTTACTGCCTGAAACAGCCGACCCCAACCTGAACgtaatttctaaatttctgtctGAACCAGGCCCAACCCGTCGGGTCCTGACGGGCTCGGGCCGGGTATCCCCAATCTACCTCATAGTTATGCAATGATTCATATGAATACGATCAATGACTTCAGCATTAATCTAGGCCATGTTATATTTGCTGACTTTGCATAGTTTTCTCTATTCGTTTTTCTATGAATCTGACAGAATTGACCGTTTTGCAAATTCCACCATCTTGACTGATCACGTGGTGTGCCAAATGGATTGTGGGATTGTCTTAGAACAAACCACAGAGCTCACTGCCAGCACAGGCTACGTGGGCAGATACAGTGGTTGACGCTgagagcacagaggaggggtTTTGTCAGCTGGCGTGTTGATCAGTTAAAACGGTAAAGTTATTGATCGGACCGTAATATCCCCATAACGGACACATGTAGAGAAATGTTTTTCAACATGCCATGCCACTGGAAAACTACACGTCTTCAAATTTGTGTCTCATCTTTTCCACATGGAAGTCATATTAGTGTACAGCATGGATCCTTTTGATAACTAATAAGAAGAGCAGTTTATTAGAAATCTCGCATAAAATTCTCTTCTTACCCTTTGAGTGTGAGCCTCCCCTGAAACTGTTTGCCGAGCCCCTCGCCCCTCCACGAGGCCTGcctcccactttgaaaacctctgttCTCAGTAAAAATGAGCTGCATGATAAAGTACAACTTGTTTCCAACTGGAAGTTACTGTCTTGTCCAAGTGCCTACTGCAAAACACTTTGAGTAGAGGAGCCAATGGTTTATAGCTTTGTTACCTGGTTAAGTAGCCAGCATAGCAAAGCacccagtggaaaaaaaaacatgctcttGCTCACTGCATTATTTGGCCAAAATGGCTCCAAATAATAACCAGTAAAACAgataatttaattcaatttgtaCTGCGGTTTCAAGATTTGATTACACTGACCTATTGTGTTGTTTGGTTCATTAAATGGGGTTTTCTTACATTATGGGCAATTAGGCTGTTGGCCTATTCAGAAATTAATGTCAACAATATAACCTGTGACTTGCCACTCGCCACTTCCCATTAGCAACTGGGCAAATCGGATGCACTCACAAGATAGCAAAAGTGAGCTGATCACATACTACGGTTTGCTAGTTTTCTAGCTTGTTGTTAGTTTGTTATTCAGCCAACATTATCCAAACAAAATCAACCAGATGTATCTGTGATGAAAGCAGTTTATAGTcaaatacaacacagaaataacCGGGTGTATTTCATGGTGTTGAGACGGCTTGAGTTTTAGGTTCGGAAACACACTCGGTTGTCTCCAAGAGCTGTAGATgtccaatatggctgccagaggACACCTCACGATACCTGAATGTTTATATAAGGAGTGAGGGGGTGGGCTTCTTCCCAGGCCATGCCTCTTTGGCGTATTTCTTTTTGCGTGGCTCATTCAGAGGCTCTGCAGTGTAAGGTCCCGGTGCAGGAGCAGTGCTGAGAGTGACCGGGGGCTGCGATGAGGTAGGTGTCAGATTGACTTCGGGCGCAGGATTAGGGAACGGCAAAGGCAAGCTTCCCAGGATGGCTGCCCCTCCCTGGGTTGCGGTGTGGTGAGTGGCCGCTTCATGGCTGGTGGGAGGAAGATCCCCGTAGAGACCTCCGCTGACGGGAAAGTTTTGTATCCTACGTACAACTGTGTCCTCAAGACCCAGTGAGCCATGGCcctctgtcttctttttctaCGCAATATCAAGGTTTGGAGATGAAACACAAAGTCAGCTTACTGAAAATAACATTCTGACAGGCAGCTCAAATACAAGCAATGGCAAAACTTACCTTGCAGCAAGGCAAAGAGAAGGTGACAGTCAGCATGCACACGTCTGCGTCATTACTACAACAACCAATGTCCTAAGAACAGCAACTGAGTGTACTACCCAAACACACCCAATCTGATATGGTCACTTATAAACTGATATCTAGAAAGTCAGCCTTGAATCCGAAGGCCagatttgaaaaagaaattggATTGACCTGCTCTCTGAACACAGTCACTGACCAGACAGCAGGGTGCCCGAAAAGCCTGAAATCATGAGATTGCTGACAACTAAATGAGTATGTCAGCTGCTTGTCACAAGTGGGATTGAAGCTCTCTGCTCCCTTTGGAAACAAGAAACTGTCATCCTCACAACTCCTGCATGCAGGCACAATAAGATCAACAAAATAATAGCagcaaaaaaaagcaagtaCCCTAGGATTCCTGGCTTTCTGGACACCCTGCACAATATCAAACTTGTCCATATGAGCTTCATATCTACCTTGATTGGGACAACAGCTGTCTGAATCATGTTCCTGAAGCGTCCTACGGAGGGGTCAACGTCCTCTGTGACAACAGAACAGAGCGGAGGAACTGAACATCCTGCCTACTACTTTCAATGCATAGCAAGTATACGTGATGAAGAAtggggaaaggaaaaaaatactttgcagAGATGAATTCATTCTAACAAATCCTTGAGCGTGGCAAGAAAACTCGATTTAgaatgtgtccatgtgtgtctgtacctGGATTGATgacctcctcttcatcactgaaAGACACGCGggaactcctcctcctccttttggGCCTCTGGATGTCCAGGTTGCCCTCCTCAATGGTGAGGGTGGAAATTCGCTTGTTGTGGGCAGTGTTGAACTCTGTCAGGTTCTGCACTCaagttaaaacaacaaactcagTGTTATTCTCCAAGTTCTGTGGACAAATAAGTACAATCAAGAAAGAAAACCATCAGTTGAATGCATGCTCTATATAAAATCTGCATTTATTGGGGacgaataaaaaataatatgcaaGGTTTCTGCAAAGTGTGGAATCCCAAGCAACAGTAGCAACATTATGTACAGTTTTTCTTGTTGAACTTGGTGGATAACCAGAATGGTATGTAGGATGGCACATTCACCCCCCAACCATTTGCATCCTCCTGGTTTTGTTTTCAGGGGCTAAGTGTGATAGTATCAATAACTTTattgataaagcacatttctTAGCAAGAcaacaaacatataaaacatataaaacaaagaaaataatacaAGTGCGATAAAAGTAAGGATCTCACATCAAAACAGAGAAGCCCCACAAAGACATATAGAGGATAAAAAATTAACAGATActaaaatatacagaaaagCCATGATCCTGATATGGCTGATGGCCTTTTTTTATAAAGGTCACCATGACCGACCTTACCTAGTTCCCTATTTAGTATTAAATACCTAGTTAATGCCTAGTTAGTattaaaaaatatcaacaaaatcaTCAGTAGAGGTTCTACATGGCTGCTCAGGGGCTAGTGGGAAAACTGCAGGAATGTCATCAAATTCATTAGCAGACTCAGAGTTGATGGTATGTTATAGGAAATGGCGGCAGAGAATTAAAGACCACAGCTTTATGGTCAGTAGCCCAGACATCATTTGTTTCAATATTACTGAGAACAACCCCCAATCAAAAGACTAAACCGGGCGTATGAGCCTTAGTGTGACTGACgccattaaaaaaattaaaaaactcaACAGGATACAAAAcgtcagcagagagagagaggacagcagACATTAATATTGTATGTTGTCACAGTGATGAGTGACTGAATTCAGAAAACTCAGCAATAAAACTACTAATCAGTTTAGGCAATATGTAAATTACAGCACACAGCACTGGGGCCTTtgcattaattaataaaaaaagttaaatgtttGAAAGTAGTCAAATTTCCAAAAGCGACAGAGGACGGTTGCAGATACTCTTATAAATAACAGCCAAAGTGTCCCCGCAGCTCATAAGCCTTGGGAGGTTCAGCTGTGAGAAATTTGGAGGAGTGGCTGTAATAAATAGTCGTTCTGGCTGAGCCACAACtcaataatcataaaaaattcTAGGTTATTTGACATGATAAAGTATAAATACATGATCAAAATGTAGTAAAAAGCTCATTTTCGGCAGCAAATTATTGTGCAGCTCTGGATATGATATGCTTTGATTTCTCTTTGATCCCAGACCTTCTGAACACCCTGGAGACAACCAACTGTGGCAAACCAAGACTCCTCCACTCACCTCCAGCTCAGTCTCTTCCTCAGGCAATCCCAGAAGGCCTTTCAGCTCATCATCCTCCCCTGCCTTCACCTCGCCCGGTGCCGTACTCAGTTGGGTCTGGGGCTTTTCCCTAAGAATGTACACCCGTGTAGATGCTCCGAATGACATGGTGGAGTCGATCGGTATCTGTTGGGGCTTGTGTGGCTCCAGACGTATTCTTCCTAGGAAAGTCCCATGTGCTGCAGGGAAAGAGCATGACCTCTTCTATCTCATATCATAATTGGACAACTATTAATGGATGAAAAACATGCAAGAAATAAGCAGGACACAAAGGACACACATTAGCAGAAAAGGCCAGCAGAATGCAGAGGTAATCTGGTTTTCTTTGCAAGAGCATTGTCTCTTTTCACCGTGTGCAGCACGGTGTGTCCTCGAGTCTTATTCTTATCTCCTATCTAGATTTCTACAATGATCTTCAATAGATTGCAAAGACATAGAATTAAAAACTATCACCTGAGACTATTTTTCCTTGTACACTGATGTTCAAGAGTCTCACTATCAAgaagtttattttcattatttatcaaaaaagtAGTCTTTTTTTTACGCATgatacttattatatatattatatattataatatattataatatatattatatattattatatatatatatctatctatctattatatattattatatatctaTCAAGAATGCATTATTTAGAACTGATAAAAATACAtctactgaaactactgaaatATATGTAGGAAAATACTGTCaggaaaaagcaggaaaatacTGAAATGCATGTGAATATCTTGATCACACACCATTCGGTGAGGTTTTCACACCAAATTTCATTCCAAGTCCACTGAGCTGTTATATTTGACAAATGACGATTCATGTCAACTATTTTATAAGAAGgtatttacaggaaaaaattaGATTTTCTCTCCAAGCAAGTACATGAATAACTTTCAACAAGAAAGTCTAGAAATGAAAAAGGTCATTGTCATCATCGTTTTATGATGTACTGCCCATCACCCAAAAACCTCAACtagtgacaaaatgaaaacatttgtcacatttctctcatttttaaCACAGCAAAGCTTAACCTGTCTGGATTCTGAGGATTTGGCAGGAAAGTAACCCACTAATATGCCAAGTGCCAGCAAATGGAGAGAAACCAAGTGCAAATGAAGTGCAAATAGAAAGTTGCTGCTACCTAAACCAATCGCTCTCTAGGAAAACCCATAGTACATCATCCTGACTGTTATCCTACATTAACTGGCCAGTTTGCTATTGCATGGCTTAGCTGCTATTACATAAGATAAGGGCCTTTAAATTAGGGTCCTACTGAATCAAGTACTTTGATAACACAGCTGGGTGCTAACTTGGCCATTTTTGCTTTTGACAACCATCAGTGCCAAAATGTTATTATTCTTGCCGCACATGTTTATGCCAACTTCATCAAAGCTAAGTGTCTATAAACTTGCTGCCAGCTGTCATAATTATCAAATTAAAgcagacaaaaaagaaattgagGAACAGCAGACAATTACATACAATTACATTACATGGGCTGTACTTATTAAATTGTTACTTTTGATGTGGCTTAAAAAACCTCAAATAAAGCTTGCAGATAGTATTCTAACCTATTGACTTCTTCTTAGCACAGATCTCTGCACAAGATTTTATAGTCCAGATAAGGTCTTATTTGATTTGTATGCATCTTCACATCTCAGTTACCACTGAACCGAAATAAGGAGATGACTCTTCGCTGGCTAGTAGCTGAAGCATTGCTGAGTTGATCCTGAGTCATGCAAAACAAACCTAAAAGAttcactcactgctgtttaggtCTATGAGGAAGACTCTCTTGAGATGCCTGTGGTAAACCAGGGCAGAGTGAACACGCGAACACGACTGGTGGTCTATCGTGAAGTCGCACACATCTGGATTCCTCCCAAACAGGTAGAACTTCTTCTCATCGATAATCAACTTCTGGAGAGAGACACCAGAGAAAATGCTCAGCCTGACCTCAAACAATGTGTGATGGTGTTGGGGCATGTTcagctgtactgtgtgtgttcctgcatcATTCAAAGTCAGTGGCAAAGCATGAGCATTAGGCCTGGCTGATAAGTATTTCAATATGCTAAGTTTAAATAGCAGTCCCTGGGAAAATGCTTCCTGAAAACccaaaatgctaaataaatacaactgaACACCCATTCAGGTATTTTTGTCCATAATAAGCCAATAGGTGCCATAAATGACTGTCATGGAGGTAGTTTGTACAATACTTGTGGGTAAGGTTAGGCTAATGCACGTCACCTCTACCAGCTTGTCGCCCTTCACCACATCCAAGTGCAGTCCTGGGGGAGGTTTCCCAGCCCTGataacaaacagaaaagaagTTTTCACATGCAATCCAGTACTAAAATGTCTGAGTAACCATCACTTCTGGCAGAATGTAACATGCATTATTAAAATTTTGGTTAGTTGAGTGGTCAGTCAAGCCATCCACACTGTAAATCCTCTTGGCAATGACATCTTTTGTTCTCTAAAACTGAATTCGAAGTGTGCTGTGCAGACAACACAAGACGACATCTTCATGGAAGTACAGCATCTTCACttataaaaaattaaatcctAGCAGCTGGCGCTGTTGCATGCAATCAAATTAAGTGAATGACTAGTGTGAAGACTTGCCAAAGCGGCGGTGGCTATGGAAAGGTCTAAGATTTCTGGCATAATTTCAGTCCACTAatctcctaaccctaaccatcaaCCATTTCAGAATAGAATTAAATAAGACATTGGACCTGACCCATAACCAAACTCAGACTTAACCATTACCACAGCTCTACACACACTTGAGGGGATTTATCCATAAGACTGAGCCAGGTCTGACAGCTCCTTCAACCCAGTATCAGGCATCAGGGGCACTCGGAACCGGTGTCAAGGTGTGcggttcttcagggttttgccaGATAAGTCACAGACATGGGCCAATGCCTTTTCTCTTGAAAACTCACCTCACAAGCCACCCACACTACTGAAATTGGAGACGGGGTACATGTGAGATATCAAGTGTATCGTTTCCtaaaacctaaccctaacccacttTATCCAGGAATCAGGTCAACACTAACCACAACAATGAACCCCTTGTCTTTCAGACAGATGTGGACAGCACTATCTCTGATAATGTGTCAGCAACCCCTAAGTGCTCACTGAACCATGTTCATAAAGGCCAAGCCACAAGCTCAGGATGTTCTCAGTCCTCCCAGCCTGCAACTGCACTTCCAGTCCAGCCTTGTTGGGTGATTGCACAAATCCAATCTGATGAACAGACTAAAAAGAGCACTCCAGTGGGGCAATAAATTACAGGTACTTACAAATGGAATCACAtagcagatgatgatgatgatgatgatgatgatgatttatgcTTTACTGTCAGCCAAGGTTGAAAAATTTCATGCATCAACAGTAGCTCCATTTGTAACAGCtcataacaaaaaagaaatcaggacaagaaacaaaaaaagccattaCCTTTGCAAATATAGTGAACActaaaaaaacatcttgcttGTGTGTAAACTGCAAGTGAGCAATTATAGTTTTTGCTCATACTCCTCTTCCACCTTAAAAGTATCTGAATCTCTGAACCTGTAAAATCAACAGCGATCACACTACAGCAACTGACCGTGGtgatataaaaacaaactttacaTTTTGCCCTATAACTTTTGAACTTTAAGTCATAGAAACTTACTCAGTCATTTCCATATACTGCCACATACTTCCTCCTGACAAGATCATACGCTATTTTGAATATGATGCTAAACAGTTTGTAGCTACTCCCTCAAGGAAACTGAGTCACATCAAATTTGGTGTAAAGCATCTATCAATGGTCCTAACTAGAAAGAACATTCAGAAACTGGATAGGGCCAATGGTTTtgattttactgtttactgAATAAACCTGAAATTTGTCAAACATGTGGAGGAATGTTCTGTGAATATATCCACCAAAGCACTTCAAGTTTCACCAAGAGGATACCACTAATGCCAGTTATGACAGTTTATATGTCATAACTGGCTGCGTGGATTCGTTTGAAAATTGGTTTACATGATGTGGGGCTATGTCCAAGTCCACTCACAGCATCTGGTCACGTCTGAgtgatttattataaaataaccaaatttttcttttttttatattagcCTAACTGAAATTTTGGtaaattttcaacttttcaCCAATATGAATCAAATGGgcactgaaatgcatttttctcaaaggcaccactagatggtgctgtagagcactttttttttaatctcatggCACAACAGCATAGATAAACAAAACTACTACTAGTGCCAGAATGTGATACCAGAACACTAATGTCAGCAATAGtacctttaaatatattttacttaATCATACTCTGCCTACTTCCCTTCCAACAACTCACCAATACCACCacctatccatccatccatccattcattatCAATTACTGGTATTTATGCTCTTTATTGACAAGTCAAGAGTGCAGCTCTAACTGCATGGCTTGTGATGTGCTGGCCTTCAGATGGGAAAATTCTGTCTTACAagtcatgcatgcacatgcatgaaaGCATGTGTGCTGCAAGTGGGTACACACACTGGTGTTACATGGAGTGTAACACCAGTCTGCAGTATGCAGGCTATTTGAAAATATCAAGACCTGGCACACTATACAGTATGTCATGCATATGCAACTCAAAGAAAGCAATGGCACTATGACAAATGATGAAGAGCAGCTCATATTCATTCCCTTCAGGTGCTCACAAATGACCAATAGTTGAACAGTATAATTTTGtaaattactgttttttatATTGAAGTTGCTCTGCAGCACTtcatgttccaaaaaaaaaaaaaaaaaaaaaaaaaaaaaaaaaaacagtagttttgttTACTCAACAAAACATTGTTCCATGGCTCTTGGAGCTTGTTTTTCCActaaaaacaccacagtgtTCATAATCATGTCAGGTAATATTAACATGCCTGTAACGCAAGGCTCAGCTACAGAACAGCACTCCTGGAGCTGGTACCACATCAGAGTCTCACTCAAGGCCACGTGTTTAATATCAATCCACAGgtaatacaaacacacagccagacaCACCTATGAACAGACTCAGCTGCTGGAAAGACACCAGGTGTTAAGCACTCTGAGGCCTTACAGAGCCAAGATTATTATTTGTGGCAGAGATAGTTCCATTATAAAATACTTGTGGTTCAAATTAATTACTATTCCCCTAATTTGCCTACTTTAATAGACATAAATCTGGCCAGCTGGCAACTCTCCTGCCCACAGTGTACTCCAACACCCCGCATAACCTGTATGAACACCAATTCCTCTGAAACTATGACTGTTCCAGGTTGGTGCCAATATTGCACAGTATGTTCTGCTACAGCAAGTTTAGAGAGACAAACAGTGAACCATTTTGCAACAGAAAATACTtattttaaaagaagaaaaaaaaaagaatgtagcCATTCCCTCTGGACCAGTCAGTAGCATTATGAGTTATATCAAACAAGGTTCAGCTGGATCATGCCCACCAGGCAGCCTTGGCAGTGTCAGAAGTAAATTGCTGAGACATTTTATAGACAGCATCGTCACATTAGTCTCTTATGGTTTTGGTTCATGTAGAGATGCTTCTTGTCTATTATAACCTGAATTAACATTTAGCCCAATTTTACCTCGGTTTCCCCacggggatcattaaagtttcattttaacTTTCGTCTTTTCAAACTGTGATATACCTGAATAAGCTAACTGAGATAATAGGCTCCTTTTATTACCCAGGACACCCAGGTATGTGTTCAGCTCATCCTGTTTACTGTTCATTTTCATGGCCTATATTAGCTCAGTCTCCTTGGTGAGATTCAGACTATTCTGTTTATTCAGGTCTATAGGGATACTCATGCGTGGCTTATGAATATGCCTATAAACAGCTTGTCCAAATTAATTCAGAATGAGCTATTATTAGGAAAagtacatgtaaacacactcactgttcaAATTACTGATAGCCCATGAGGCTCGTGTCAGCTGCATTTAAGAAAAACACTTAAGAGGAGAGCAAGTCATCCTGAGATGACTAATAATATCTGAATTTTTCCAAAATTGACTCCACATCACTGCGCTTCAATTGATGTTTATCTGACCCCAGCCTACTTGTCAGTGGAGCTAGCTAACACTAACGCACTGAAAAACGTCATACCAGACtcaacaaaaacctgcagattAAAATATGACCTCGCTTCTCGGCAGATGTAAACACAGCAATACTAGACCTCAAACCAATTTTAATCGAAATGACAGGATTCATTCTACAATTCGGCGTAGATATGATCCACTAACCTGCGACTCATGTAAACAAAATTTCAACTTTGAGAATTTCTCACCGCTGCTCACCCTGGACGGTATTACAGGAGGAAGATAACAAAAGTACATTACGATAAGTGGAGAGGAATTATAAAAAGGTGACATGTTATTAAAATAAGCGCGTTATGATACAGTAGACACTAGCCGAATTGAAGAGCAGATCTTGAGCCTTCATAAAAAAGCATTTGACCCATGTTCTAACTAGTATGTGCTTTTATCGATAAGCAAAGCAACATTAAATTGCCTTTTTTAGATTGGAGTTCTGAACGACGCTCTCTACGACAGAACGGCTAACTAGCAGTTTGCGCCACAGCAGGTTTCCTGTCAACAAGCTAGTGAATAATATGCAGTGAAACCTGCATCGGCAGCAGACAGACCGTCTAGCAGGTAATAATTGACATTAGCATGTTTAATACATGGTGCGACAGCAGCTGGCTATGCGCAACATGCAGACTTGCAGCCCTTACCAGGACGGGCAGTCAAAAGTAGGTGTGTTGTTGCTTGGGTTTGCTGCCATCTTCGCCCACTTTTCTCCTGTGGATCCTGGGAAACAGAGTACTTGACGGAGACAGACGTGGGGATTGTAGTTCTTTGTGAAAAGTGCTTGTGCACCAAAACTGATTTTGAATAAGAGGGCATGAGACATGTTTGTGCATT encodes the following:
- the ppp1r8a gene encoding nuclear inhibitor of protein phosphatase 1, with translation MAANPSNNTPTFDCPSWAGKPPPGLHLDVVKGDKLVEKLIIDEKKFYLFGRNPDVCDFTIDHQSCSRVHSALVYHRHLKRVFLIDLNSTHGTFLGRIRLEPHKPQQIPIDSTMSFGASTRVYILREKPQTQLSTAPGEVKAGEDDELKGLLGLPEEETELENLTEFNTAHNKRISTLTIEEGNLDIQRPKRRRRSSRVSFSDEEEVINPEDVDPSVGRFRNMIQTAVVPIKKKKTEGHGSLGLEDTVVRRIQNFPVSGGLYGDLPPTSHEAATHHTATQGGAAILGSLPLPFPNPAPEVNLTPTSSQPPVTLSTAPAPGPYTAEPLNEPRKKKYAKEAWPGKKPTPSLLI